One segment of Chlorocebus sabaeus isolate Y175 chromosome 26, mChlSab1.0.hap1, whole genome shotgun sequence DNA contains the following:
- the LOC103247749 gene encoding creatine kinase U-type, mitochondrial isoform X2, protein MPVKVRTGRSIRGLSLPPACTRAERREVERVVVDALSGLKGDLAGRYYRLSEMTEAEQQQLIDDHFLFDKPVSPLLTAAGMARDWPDARGIWHNNEKSFLIWVNEEDHTRVISMEKGGNMKRVFERFCRGLKEVERLIQERGWEFMWNERLGYILTCPSNLGTGLRAGVHIKLPLLSKDSRFPKILENLRLQKRGTGGVDTAATGGVFDISNLDRLGKSEVELVQLVIDGVNYLIDCERRLERGQDIRIPTPVIHTKH, encoded by the exons ATGCCAGTAAA AGTCAGAACTGGCCGAAGCATCCGAGGACTCAGTCTGCCTCCAGCTTGCACTCGAGCAGAGCGACGGGAGGTGGAACGTGTTGTGGTGGATGCACTGAGTGGCCTGAAGGGTGACCTGGCTGGACGTTACTATAGGCTCAGTGAGATGACAGAGGCTGAACAGCAGCAGCTGATTGAT GACCACTTTCTGTTTGATAAGCCTGTGTCCCCATTGCTGACTGCAGCAGGAATGGCTCGAGACTGGCCAGATGCTCGTGGAATTTG GCACAACAACGAGAAGAGCTTCCTGATCTGGGTGAATGAGGAGGATCATACACGGGTCATCTCCATGGAGAAGGGTGGCAACATGAAGAGAGTGTTTGAAAGATTCTGCCGAGGCCTCAAAGAG GTGGAGCGACTTATCCAAGAACGTGGCTGGGAGTTCATGTGGAATGAGCGTTTGGGATACATCTTGACCTGTCCATCTAACCTGGGCACTGGACTTCGGGCAGGAGTGCACATCAAACTGCCCCTGCTAAGCAAA GATAGCCGCTTCCCAAAGATCCTGGAGAACCTAAGACTCCAAAAGCGTGGTACTGGAGGAGTGGACACTGCTGCCACAGGCGGTGTCTTTGATATTTCTAATTTGGACCGACTAGGCAAATCAGAG GTGGAGCTTGTGCAGCTGGTCATCGATGGAGTAAACTATTTGATTGATTGTGAACGGCGTCTGGAGAGAGGCCAGGATATTCGCATCCCCACACCTGTCATCCACACCAAGCATTAA